In the Anastrepha obliqua isolate idAnaObli1 chromosome 1, idAnaObli1_1.0, whole genome shotgun sequence genome, one interval contains:
- the LOC129235892 gene encoding mucin-2: protein MMKFEIITWLRIGAILIATATCILGQAQLDYRKPWPTYSLQNMPQTRFTCHDKILGGYYADAETQCQMFHVCVKVSGVGVQDFRFLCPNGTAFDQEAQICADWGDVDCETSVLYYGSDNFDLYRLGSGFESKRAPLAEEEEATFHLQRAESGDIRRSKETRIDQKSRPDQPPNYSKHFGATPQRNSYNNYANSNAQNNNNNNNNNNDFENKPTHTRKIETTPARRPIVNYYTPTTSTTTTTTTTERYFDESKQEYDDIFKGSHSSHFFANRNGGREDDFIDHPVKAKFNDFTDYSKKTTETSTAGKTRAQPTRPKRIQQTSTSTTTTTTTPVTTAPKIIKKVTLQPYYNTSAYDFTQEKSPVSSVFALPTSAATSTARPSYSTANRFSFNSNDYQTQEKIEPTTYNPANSAYRIKSTTPKYTEFNRDNSVSTRGRTSSPNSYLPNETTKSRNKPTASARKSQKLERTQQKLASRNSSSAIVNEFDDFPKIRLQQPQPFQTVSPTISAQSTRRPASTKQYQEPQYYRTRGTTTEKPLRQGNQETAPQTQRGSTTTASVSTSKSTVNPETRPRGFASRGSINYKATTQRETAYYAPTTSTTKKFSTLVPKVQQSLTPTAFKPTTYQKPLDNFFYQTQQTVRPSSKTTKQSSNGINTLTPTTANPYYNPDEDDGQYHPELYEVEFSRNRFNIQRSSTTTTTTTTTASPHNYNNDFQNPQKHLKTQQQTALRKQQEQSEPVDLSDEDELFNTAHSLNFGAASINKLRADIFKAEKTSQQYNSQYSPKVETSSTRPTTSTLHTTTTPSTTFNYYAYSTTVPTTKFYTSTSISSTTATPSTTVTTRRPTTFATTPYNVPSSTVKVTKAPKSSKSSAKKGKKGKGASKRPPHADENTSYDYAYYDTDTLSESPQEYPEYEFAEFAKTRKN, encoded by the exons CAATACTCATAGCGACGGCCACTTGCATTCTGGGACAAGCGCAGCTGGACTATCGCAAGCCATGGCCAACGTACAGCCTGCAAAATATGCCACAAACGCGATTCACATGCCACGACAAGATACTCGGCGGCTACTATGCAGATGCGGAGACTCAATGTCAGATGTTCCATGTGTGCGTCAAAGTGTCCGGAGTGGGG GTTCAAGACTTTCGCTTCTTGTGTCCCAATGGCACCGCCTTCGATCAGGAGGCACAAATATGTGCTGATTGGGGTGACGTCGACTGTGAGACCTCTGTGCTGTATTATGGCAGCGACAACTTTGATCTTTATCGTTTGGGTTCAGGTTTCGAAAGTAAACGTGCGCCACTTgctgaagaagaggaagccACATTCCATTTGCAGCGTGCCGAGAGTG GCGATATCCGTCGGTCAAAAGAGACACGCATAGATCAAAAGTCACGCCCCGATCAGCCGCCTAACTATTCGAAGCACTTTGGCGCAACACCTCAACGCAACTCTTACAATAATTATGCGAATTCAAATgcgcaaaacaacaacaacaacaataataataataacgattttgaaaataaaccaacacacacacGAAAAATAGAGACGACGCCGGCGCGCAGACCAATTGTGAATTATTATACGCCAACAACATCtaccactacaacaacaacaaccactgaACGCTACTTCGATGAATCGAAAC AGGAGTACGATGACATTTTCAAAGGTTCGCACAGTTCGCATTTCTTTGCAAATCGCAATGGTGGGCGTGAGGATGATTTCATTGATCACCCAGTGAAGGCGAAATTCAACGATTTCACCGATTACAGTAAAAAGACCACGGAAACGTCCACGGCTGGCAAGACACGCGCACAGCCAACACGTCCCAAGCGTATTCAGCAAACAAGCACATCAACAACCACTACAACAACTACTCCAGTAACCACTGCACCGAAGATCATAAAGAAGGTCACACTGCAGCCCTACTATAATACCAGTGCGTATGATTTTACACAAGAGAAGTCCCCCGTTTCTTCCGTGTTCGCGCTCCCCACATCAGCCGCAACTTCCACGGCCCGCCCCAGTTACAGCACAGCCAATCGTTTCAGCTTCAATTCGAACGACTATCAAACTCAAGAGAAAATTGAACCAACCACCTATAATCCTGCTAACAGCGCTTATCGCATTAAGAGCACTACACCAAAATACACCGAGTTTAATCGCGATAACAGTGTTAGCACGCGAGGAAGGACTTCGAGTCCAAATTCGTATCTACCCAATGAGACTACAAAGAGCCGCAATAAGCCAACAGCTTCGGCGCGAAAGTCGCAAAAATTGGAACGCACTCAACAAAAACTTGCTAGCCGAAATTCGTCCTCTGCCATTGTGAATGAATTTGATGACTTCCCGAAGATAAGGTTGCAGCAACCGCAACCCTTCCAGACAGTTTCACCAACGATATCCGCGCAGTCAACACGACGGCCCGCATCCACTAAACAGTACCAAGAACCGCAGTACTATCGCACTCGTGGTACGACGACCGAGAAGCCGCTACGTCAGGGCAATCAAGAAACAGCGCCTCAGACGCAACGTGGTTCCACTACAACTGCCAGCGTAAGCACATCAAAGTCCACTGTCAATCCCGAGACTCGTCCACGTGGCTTCGCTAGCCGTGGTAGCATCAACTATAAGGCCACCACGCAACGCGAAACTGCCTATTACGCGCCCACCACTAGCACCACAAAGAAGTTCTCAACGCTTGTGCCAAAAGTGCAGCAGTCGCTAACGCCAACGGCCTTCAAGCCTACCACTTATCAAAAACCTTTGGATAATTTCTTTTATCAAACCCAGCAAACTGTGCGCCCATCCAGTAAGACGACAAAACAATCGAGTAACGGTATTAACACGCTAACGCCCACCACCGCTAATCCTTACTACAATCCAGACGAGGATGACGGTCAATACCATCCGGAGTTGTATGAGGTTGAGTTCTCACGTAATCGTTTCAATATACAACGCTCTTCTACAACAAcgactacaactacaacaactgcGTCCCCTCATAATTACAACAATGACTTCCAAAACCCACAAAAACACCTAAAGACACAACAACAAACTGCATTACGCAAACAGCAAGAGCAATCGGAGCCGGTCGACTTAAGCGATGAGGACGAACTTTTTAACACAGCGCATTCGTTGAACTTCGGTGCGGCTAGCATCAATAAGTTGCGTGCAGACATCTTCAAAGCAGAAAAGACCTCACAGCAATATAATTCACAGTATAGTCCGAAAGTAGAGACGTCTAGTACGAGACCAACAACCTCAACGCTACACACAACAACCACACCCAGCACCACCTTCAATTATTACGCCTACTCGACAACTGTACCAACAACTAAATTCTACACAAGCACCAGCATCTCGTCCACCACAGCTACGCCATCGACTACAGTGACAACAAGGCGTCCAACAACATTTGCAACAACGCCCTACAACGTGCCTTCGTCCACTGTAAAAGTCACCAAGGCGCCGAAGAGCAGTAAGTCCTCAGCAAAGAAAGGCAAAAAGGGTAAAGGCGCCTCAAAGCGTCCACCACACGCTGATGAAAATACCAGCTATGATTATGCCTACTATGATACCGATACGTTGAGTGAGTCGCCGCAAGAGTATCCAGAGTACGAGTTTGCAGAATTCGCGAAAACGCGCAAGAACTGA